The window AAAGTTCTTTGGATAAAGAACTATCTGCCCTTAATGCTTCAGCAGCTGATATTGCTACAATAGCAAAAAGCACTAAAGTAGTTGATGCAACTTCTACAAATATTGCAAGTCTCAAAGGGTTGTTTTACACTATTCAAATTGGAGTATTTAGTAAACCAATTATTAAAGGGCCATTATTGCAATTACAGCCATTATTTAGAAATGTAACTTCAAGTGGGTTGATGAAGTACTCTTCTGGCATGTACTCTGACTTGGGTGTAGCTACTACAAAAAGAGATGATATAAGAAATACGCTTGTTAAAGATGCCTACATCGTAGCATATAATAATGGTGGCAAAGTTTCTATTCAGGAAGCCACGAATGTTGCATCAAATGGCGGATCAAGTGCTTTTGCTAAGATGCCAGTAGGGGCAACAAAATCAGTGGTTAAAACACCAGAGAAGAAAGAAATTGCTGACCATGAGGTGGATGCAAATGAAGTTAGATTTAAAGTCCAGATAGGATCTTATAAAGTAAACCTGACAGAAGAAGTTGCTTCATTGTTCTTTAAATTGGCTGGAAATCATGGCTTAGATCATTACAATAAACCAAATGGTGTTAAAGTTTATACCATTGGAGCATTCAAAAAATACTCTGAAGCCTCAGAGGAGAAAGTTCATATCAATGAAAATGGAATAGCTGATGCATTTATTGTTGCATTCCACGGTAAGAAAAGAATCTCGGTTACCGAAGCAATGAAAATTATAAGAGGAAGGTAAATTTATTTACTACTTCTAAAGTAGTGGAAGGTACTTTTCTCTAACAGTATTTGAGTGATGTGTACTGTGTCCCGAAGCTAACCACCCTACAATTCTAGCAGTTAAGATTACCCCGTTTCCTTTTCCCTCAAAATCAAGATTATCGAGATTCATTGTTTTGAATAGATGAATACTGGAGTTTCTTATTGCACTGAATTCTTGAATTAGATTTTCGAGCGTTACATTCTCTGAGTTATCATTGTTTGGATACTCAAGATGATTAAATCCTGTTAATTCCGTTGTGTCTTTTCTACTGTATCTAAAGGCCCCATATATAAAAGCTCGTTCAACGTCAGATAAATGTCTAATTACTTGTTTGATAGTCCACTTTCCTTCTTCGTATTGGAAGGATCCATTTTCCTCTTTAATACTTCCAAATAAACTAATCGTTGTCTCTTGTGATTCATGCAAAGAATCAATTAGGTCCTTTTTAGGAGCTACGTCAATAAATTTCGTGTAAAATGCCTTCGGATGTAGGTCTATTGGTTTTATAATCATGAGATGTTATTTGTCCCGTTTACTGTATATACTTTCATAATGTTCCACAATTGGAAAAGGATCGTA of the Flavobacteriales bacterium genome contains:
- a CDS encoding DinB family protein yields the protein MIIKPIDLHPKAFYTKFIDVAPKKDLIDSLHESQETTISLFGSIKEENGSFQYEEGKWTIKQVIRHLSDVERAFIYGAFRYSRKDTTELTGFNHLEYPNNDNSENVTLENLIQEFSAIRNSSIHLFKTMNLDNLDFEGKGNGVILTARIVGWLASGHSTHHSNTVREKYLPLL